The Pontibacter sp. SGAir0037 DNA segment TTTGTATCTTCTCTGCCACCAGCACCTACGGACAGACAACTACCCCGGAAGAGAAGTTTGAGCAGGCGCGTGATTTAGCTTTCAATCAAAAAAATTACGATGCTGCCATTCGGCTTTGCCTCGAAGCCCTGGAGCAGAACCCGGATAATGCCGACATACAAGTGTTTTTAGGCAGAGTGTATTACTGGAACGGCCAGCCTGAGGCATCGCTTCAGGTGCTGCAGCAGGCAATGGCCAGCAAACCCGATTACGAGGATGCCGCTGTAGCTATCGCGGATATTTCGTATTACCAGGAAAACTTTACAGCCTCCCTCTCCTACAGCGAACAGGGGCTGCAGTACCACCCGGCTTCCAGGCCGTTGATGCAGCGTAAAATCAAAGCCCTGGCTGCTCTTACGCGTTTTCAGGAAGCCTATGTGCTAACAGACAGCTTACTGGCCATTGATCCTTCCAACAACCAGCTGCGCTCGCTGGCAGAACAGCTCCGGGACTATAGCTCCAAAAGCAGGATAGGCCTTTCTTACGACTATACTTATTTCGACAGGCAGTTTGCCAACGACTGGCACATGATCAGCATCGATTATACCAGGCAGACCCGTGCAGGCTCTGTCGCAGGCAGGTTAAATTATGCCAACCGCTATGCACAAAGCGGTGTTCAGGTAGAGGCCGAAGCTTACCCCCGCATCTCCCAAACTTTTTATACCTATGCTAACCTGGGCTACTCACCAGATTACCCGGTATTCCCGAAGGTGAGAGCAGGTTTTTCGCTTTTTGCCAACCTGCCCAGGGCCTTCGAAGCAGAGGCCGGCTTCCGCTATCTTCACTTCGAAAACGATACCTGGACCTATACCGCATCGGTGGGTAAATACTACCACAAGTTCTGGTTTAATGCCCGCACCTACTTAACGCCCAGGCAGAATCAGCTATCTCATTCATACGCTTTTACTACACGCTACTACCTGAAGGGGGCTGATGACTTCCTCTCCTTTTCCATCGGCCAAGGCATAACGCCCGACGACAGAAGCCAGGCAGTTCAGTTAAATACGGTTTATAATTTGCAGACATTCCGGGTTGGAGCCGCCTATCATTTTACCATACATAGGCTGAATGTAGTGACGCTCAGTGGCCGTTACGAAAACGTGGAGTTCCTGCCCGAAACCAATGGCAACCAGGTTTACCTGGCCATAGGATATCAGCGGAGGTTTTAGCATTAATGATTATATGAGCAACATATTCCCATTGCGTTCGCTAAACTGGCCCCTGTTCCTGTTTACGTGGCTTTGCACTGGTTTTGCAGCCGGTGCTTACCTGTTGCTGGTGCCGCTTCGGGCTATTTTAACGTTTATTCGTGAAAACGAATACAGCAGCCTGACAGAAACTGCGGCAGTCGGCACCTGTATAATCCTGTTGGTGATTACTACCTTTGCGATCTCCTTTTACCTGGTTTCCCTTTTTTCCAGAAGCCACTCTCCCTTGCGCTATGCAGCTGTTCTTGCCCCCGTTGCTTTGGCAGGCTATGCGCTTTACCTGTTCCTAAACCCGGAGAACATACAATCCAGATCGGCCGGCACAGACCAGGTGGCACCCGGTTTTGCCATAGGTGCCTACCCGGAAGAAGAAAAACTGGAGCAACTTAAAGCTGAAGGTTACACAGGTGTAATCACATTGCTGCACCCGCTGGTAGTGCCCTTCGAACCCATATTATTGGAACAGGAAAGAGAAGCGGCCGAAGAAGTTGGCATAGAACTGATTGAAGCACCCATGCTTCCCTGGATTGGTGATAACTCCGCCTCCATCCAAAAGTTGAAAGCCCTTGCCCTTCATCCGAAAGGTAAGTATTACATTCATTGTTACCTCGGAAAAGACCGGGTGAACATGGTAAAGAAAATCCTGCTTGCCAGTAATCAGCCGCTGCAAAACGAACTGGAAGGAAGTGCCCGCACCTTACAGGACATCGCAGCCTTTGAAAGAGGACCTATTATACAGATAACACCAGCTATCTACCTGATCCCGCTTCCTACTGATGATGAATATTTCGGCTACCTGGTGGCCGGCGAGGCAGGCAGCATTGTATCTTTGCTGGACC contains these protein-coding regions:
- a CDS encoding YaiO family outer membrane beta-barrel protein gives rise to the protein MTKTSAGLDFRRQYFSNSHSTQAGKLLLFRKAKQVLFVLCFCIFSATSTYGQTTTPEEKFEQARDLAFNQKNYDAAIRLCLEALEQNPDNADIQVFLGRVYYWNGQPEASLQVLQQAMASKPDYEDAAVAIADISYYQENFTASLSYSEQGLQYHPASRPLMQRKIKALAALTRFQEAYVLTDSLLAIDPSNNQLRSLAEQLRDYSSKSRIGLSYDYTYFDRQFANDWHMISIDYTRQTRAGSVAGRLNYANRYAQSGVQVEAEAYPRISQTFYTYANLGYSPDYPVFPKVRAGFSLFANLPRAFEAEAGFRYLHFENDTWTYTASVGKYYHKFWFNARTYLTPRQNQLSHSYAFTTRYYLKGADDFLSFSIGQGITPDDRSQAVQLNTVYNLQTFRVGAAYHFTIHRLNVVTLSGRYENVEFLPETNGNQVYLAIGYQRRF